The following DNA comes from Ascaphus truei isolate aAscTru1 chromosome 1, aAscTru1.hap1, whole genome shotgun sequence.
GGCACTTCCGCATCgatccttaggctccgccccttcCGTTTCCGctcgtcgccatcttggaggggtccCCGTCCCGCCCGTCGGGACTTCTCGCGTGATGTGGTGGTTCCTTCCCTCCGACGACACATGGCTCCACCTCGCTGCCAGTCTATCGCTGGAGccgctccaagatggccgccagtctCCGTGGTCCGCTGCCAGGCTTCCAGGTATGCATGGGGCGAATTTGGACTCCAGCTGGGCGCATCGAGTCTCCTCTGGTGTTTCAGTTTTTGAGGTAACAGCATCGGGGACCACAACGGGTGGTTGAACTGGGTGAGGGTAAGGGTAACTTTAAACTTGTGGTGTGTCTCTTTTAGTCTCCCTTCAACGGGGGCTGCGGGGTTGCCTGTGTTTGTCTGCTTTACCCGCCTCGCGCCATGCGGGGTCGGGCACTGCTCCGCCACCTGCCATTTCCTCTGGGATTTTATCTTGCAGGCCCAGTTTTGTGAGGAagcctccccctcctccaggCGTCTTATCGTGTTGGATGCCCCGTTTCTGGTAACCAGGAGGCCAAACGGGTATATCCACCGGTATTTAACTCTTTCATCTCGGAGAATTTTCGTGATGGGGGTGATCTGCTTTCTTTTCAGCAGGGTAGTGGGGGAAATGTCCTGGAAGACTTGGATTTTGTGGCCTTCGAATGTGGGGTTATTACGTGTCATCTGGCAGAGGGATTCTTTAATTTTAAGGTAATGAAATCGTGCGATTATGTCACTTGTGGGGTCCCCTTGCTGTGGCCGGGATCGTAAGGCCCTGTGGCACCGGTCCAGGTGGATCTCTTGTTCGGCTTTGTCTGGCATTAGCTATGTCAGCCATCTTCCCAGAAAATCCTCAGGGTCTAGCTCTTCTTCCGACACCCCTCTTATCCTGACATTGTTTCGACGCTCATGATTTTCAGAGTCTTCTTGTTTATCTGTGAGGTCTCGCACAGTGTCTTTTACCTGGGCTAATTGCTTGTTAGTTTTTTGGAGAGCCTTGATAGTGGAGTCGAGCTTTTTCTCCAGTGAGTCTGTGCGTATGCCTATGCTGCAAATGTCCGCCCTTAGGGTGGCTAATTCCGTTTGGAGGCATTTTTTTATATCCAGGCAGAACTCCTTCATGTCATGCCGCCTCATAACTTGATTACCCCTGTATTGTTCTTCCTCATCCTCCAACTCCGTTCCGCTCTGCGTGGGTCCCTCGTGGCCTTTGACGCGTGCCGGGTCTCCCTTCACGAAATAGTCTGTTAAGACCGTGGAGGGGCGCTTAGATCTCGTCCCTTTCGACATCCTGTGTTTAACAGCTTTCTGAGGAGGTAACTTTGGCGGTGCTCGGTTAAGTTTAAGTGCTTTACTTATTTATATACTGTCGGCTGCGAACTGAGCTATCTGCTCACACTTCCATGCAGTCcgtcgtcgcgcatgcgcctcggaAACTCCATTTTTAAACGGAGAGCGGACCCGCGGCAAGCCCGCTACGGCCCGCTAcgatcccggccagctcccggcaagctttagactgAGCATAGCCGGGAcgatcccggccagctcccggcaagctttagactgagcttagccgggacagtacttacacagggccgtgtaagtagtTTTGATTCATTATTTATTACTTGCCACCATCCCTGCCTTATGTTTATATCACTGTGATATTGCATTGACTGTTGCTATTGTAGCACATGTGCAAGTCTCAgtgatttagggcctcatgcagtaagcgacgattatgtgaaatcggcaagcttatcgattagtcatgttattggcgtttttccctctccgtatgcagtaagtgccgaatacattcaaaatcaaccagaaaacaaatccgcccactctcacgatgatgagccgatcacacacaggtgtatcggcgtgcgtggcggggtgctgttaggttgcacaatcacaaatctttctgaatcaggcgaaacaagcatgtttttgattgcgcgccatatttaaaggcaacgtgtactgctaatcattctctgtgttgttgggagtgagagagagagagagacgcacagagctggacgattgaagatttgcatattgactgagagacttgttgtgtattgggtgagctttgtcctttgttgttttgtttacatctttgtcttgttttatatgtggaagtgggtcgtgtgattgcctgtacatttcttgtctgttttttgtgagtgctggaagtatgcccgcaaagcgtgggaagagtgatgctggtgggagtgggagtgctactcgtgcgagtacgcgtcggagtgaacattctgttcaggggagtgatgttgctggtgcaccgagtggtgttgctgggagtgggagtgctgttgttgggagtgggagtgctggtgctgcgagtggtgttgctgggagtgggagtgctgttgttgggagtgggagtgctgttgttgggagtgggagtgctgttgctgtgagtgggagtgctggtgctgggagtgggagtgctgttgctgtgagtgggagtgctggtgctgggagtgctggtgctaggagtgtgagtgctggtgctaggagtgggagtgctggtgctaggagtgggagtgctggtgctgggagtgctgctggtggcgcagttgctgatggggtgtctggtggtggcgtgcttgctggtggccagcttttggaggctcttccattggaagaaggagagtccagtcagcaccagccaagctctgaccctaaacctgctcggaaaaaacgtgtggagaagccacgtaatcctcgcttcaatgaccaggaaaatagggctcttgtcactggcattctggagcactatgacagtctctatggacatttagtaggtaagtgtaactttacatttattattcaaatacatgtgatcctaggtcatctgagttttgttcatatgcaaatatgggtacacaatatctttctatgttcattagtgtggaaacacagctttttatcatgccttacaaggacaaataaacacaggcggtcaatttgccagaactgcatacaatatgaatgcaaccttgcttacatgtataggtttagtagtgaatgctcatgtgctgcacatattacacataaaacagcatgtttgctatctcttggaacagctagcagtgtaggaaactggtgcttatattattattaatttacctcatatcttttatatgtttttcaagggcggacaagtgcagcaatcaaaaaagaaatgtgggacacaatagtcattggtgtcaatgcctgtgggaatagtgtcagggacaagtatcattgtcggaaaagatttgatgatattaggtccaaattgaaaaagaaaatacaagaccaacgcgtgcatgctactggcactggaggtgggcccacaccacaacgtctcatattgactccattggaggagctgcttcggccaaaattacttaccgtcgtcgtggaaggcttggctggtgaccgtgacattggaatttatccgtcacaatttccagcaggtgataaatattactgtactaggcgtgtcgttgcttacagttattttgcatatttacactgctttttatactgtcttcacaatataagcatacctgcatctatatatgtatatgtctgattctgtatatatatatctcaaaatagacatatatgtagtagtcctactaaaagcagtaactaatatagcacgtgccattgcgtgctcatttacatgtgaattcccaaaatgcatagctgcagtggaagcaattgatggtgggcgaagatggggaacaacagggtagtacacatgtgtaacacatgttcatgagaaattattagtagctacaggtacagaacagaaatatgtatcatattattgtgtattttattgattttactccgacaaacatgacattactgcctattttaagcatgcatcaaagaaattgcatgtaacggcctacaaacatcactggcactaacacatctatagttgcttatgaaaaggtccatttttgctttatgtcatatacagacagcataatgaggcacacgtatcatatgttatgtcattgttttcataacttaaacactgcagatgactacttagctcatctaccattgtgttaaagcagctgcaattaatatctcatcacagcatacacttcaacagagggggtggggttcagcacacacactaattacagcctcatttcacggtcaacttagttcacaccatttgcacctgtttcaagtcattgaaaggtgtggctgattaggctttttggggaagggaatacctttcttacaacctgaatagcacaactgaagttaatcacactcatttgaaagcttaactctagctactaaatgccccaacaactcattacttatcaaagcgtacgtcacacattagttcactcatatctatagttgaactactatcaaagacacattatcacacactgcatgtgttgtcttgttgagtcacagccacattcaggtgtgccacatcttcgattaatgtaccacacatatcctctaccaaaaacaacactttttgcaatatgaccaccttcatgataaccattgtgaatggtcatctcatgatagttatgtacattatgatactgatatcactacacaacatatgatttttatgtactcatttaatctatttatcctcacgcattactgcagaaacatagtatgttgtatgttagggaactcaaaaattctaagtacacaggcatgtacagtgttattacaactatttatgttcactttcacacacattttcggttaaggaactgatgttgttagttaatcataaatacagaacatacaataagtgtttgttcaatatttacacatgtaaatgtaaaacttatgttattgttatatatagttgcccctggaggacatgtgtcacctgagatggaacaagtgtcttcacctgggtcagccagctcaacactactagaaggtgagtgtatcatttgctggccatataatatgtgctcttctatatgttatgttgtcatgtgcattatttgttttgcacatcttctttaaataggattacttagtgtcagtgaaaattaagtgtaaggcaacatgtattgtgttagtgatgttaattatcatgtaggacttctgagtttagagcaacttttcattcattcatatttcatactgagtccaaacattattcgtaagtcaaggtagtttttaatgaggttataaaacgtatgctaacatgttaggtgttacttaggacacagtacaattacatagtaacacagcatacattaacatgccatttaataatgtgtacatttctttttagaacatcatggtgatgaggatgatgagtatgatgaggatgacgccacagaagagactgaaatacaatcatgtgaccatgaagaggtgccaatagaaactgttgtaccgccaaatcgtccatcaacttccacatacgatgcaattgtagcttcagagggaaaaatagtggacgcagaaaatcgtcgccattcagacatgatgacagtgctggaaaggatgattggactgcaggaagaaacagtatcacaattggcacatctccacagagtcttcattgaagtgcctaaacagttgcaaaaaatcaacacctcattcgaagcattagttgttcagcaaacacaagctaattactggagaatgactaatgtaccacaattcaacacctcccagccaggatctgttcatgcaggtcagttttcaccacattcatctgatattcattcaccaggcccaaatgttaccggtcaagtagcagacattgctgtgcaggttcctgatgacatcctaccgctgccatctgtacaaattcagcagcagacacctacaaaggaggcgacaaaaacaaaacaagacacacatgaaacagaccaaccatcacttgtgcagtgtctaccaacttgctcacatgtgtcactgggcacaagccctgtccgtgaacagtcactacccaaaagccctgtaggtgagtcgctgcccaaaagccctgtaggtgaatcgctgcccaaaagccctgtaggtgagtcgctgcccaaaagccctgtaggtgaatcgctgcccaaaagccctgtaggtgaatcgctgcccaaaagccctgtaggtgaatcactgcccaaaagccctgtaggtgagtcactggccacaagccctgtaggtgagtcactggccacaagccccgtaggtgaacagtcactggccacaagccctgcccgtgaagtgccagaggccactcaaagtggctctgttgtgcctaaagttggtggcaaaagaaaaaggaaaattcaagagacaacaagcaggcctgttactcgctcgcaaaaggaacaaaaaaaataaatgttataattcagaaaatatgtctttggccttgttttgttgacttcagattatctaattactattgtatgtatgctgaagactgtgttgtttccaaactttcaactatgttcttgtacacgtgaagttttggaaatgttaacactcataattaattgtgttataaatatttatgttgtaatcgtctgttcagtaatggtccaccaggagccagttgctaagtttagagaagctgccattgactttgcagcaaaacattgcatttgggtgtgttaattgatgtaagaattgcatatgcatattagtcacatgcaattattaaaacacctaagtaagtgcaaacatctttcttgtacgtgtacagcaggattatgtgtaaattattacttacctttgccttgcttggccattgtaattttgtcctttaatcagttgtgtgttcgtttctataacatctcagaatgtataataatatatatatacacacacacacacacacacacacactgagtgagtgtgagtgtgagtgtgtgagtgtgtatatatatatgtatatgtgtgtatatatatatatatatatatatatatatatatatatatatatatatatatatagtactatataaactggtatacacaaactaatacacttcatgcttccttgtgaaaacactattttaataatacaggcctaatgtttgagaaatatcctaagtatgagactctaacagtattgtgcttaaacaaatgtttattacttaattcaatcatgtttctcaccatttaaataggtttcatacaaggtatacttaatgccatcaatgttgtgtgtactcctgcaatataaaaaaaaaaaaatattatatataaatatatatatatttttataagagatatatttatatatatatatatatatatatacacacgtatttaaactcatgcagacagggagttaaccagactttcacatacacacagaaatgtaagcggggaaaaaacatttctttttgcaggtgtgtttttactgatatgcctggctaagaaatattttcacacactggtctttgttagttttcaaaaaaacactatgtgaacgcattcacagtctagggatgtttttcacaaacgagataaaagaaggagaaatgtttctcccacagtcccatatcacgaaccacaactgttaacccaattagacaaacaaatccaattggcgtttgaaataaggagtcaaagtagttacttttgttgaccttgacaaggaaaaacaggagtttgttagccattcagcacattcattttgatgagcaaataacacagacctgcacacagcttttgtgctactcagacatggctgatgaattcgttaacaatattaatccccttttagggtataagtacatgatctgtgaagccatcttgaacagtcgcggacagaaagcaagcacacgccaaatcgatgatttcattcgagcaaaatatccttattaccaagaccgtaagcatgcacggaattttaattcctcaataagattcactttatcaagtaatgacttttttgaacgtgaccaggataagctacaacacacctatggtttctggaagattgccccggaaaaacaatttatcctgaaagacggcacttatattgtcgtgaaaggcatatttattcctaatggcaatagcaatgtatccgctactactgatccgtttgaatcgatacgtgctgcaatatctgcagcctccattcctgaaacccacattgtacaagaacaaaagtactatgattatgtaccaagcctttcagctgaaattgcattggaatgggaaccggaagaaatgaacctacctcccgaccaattatttgaagaaagcagtggcgattcctatgagcgcatcctggaggagatatgtgccatactggattcagcggttgggttaagcgtggatgaaaatggcttgcatttctggagcgaccagttgcagccaggcgaagagttaattctagaagaatggtaaatataacaatcgttatgcgttgactctgcgtttaaattttttttttttttgtaaccaccattttcactttcaatgcgtggatacagcgtaacattgcagactgcataacatgtagcgatcacaaacaaattgt
Coding sequences within:
- the LOC142469808 gene encoding uncharacterized protein LOC142469808 → MEQVSSPGSASSTLLEEHHGDEDDEYDEDDATEETEIQSCDHEEVPIETVVPPNRPSTSTYDAIVASEGKIVDAENRRHSDMMTVLERMIGLQEETVSQLAHLHRVFIEVPKQLQKINTSFEALVVQQTQANYWRMTNVPQFNTSQPGSVHAGQFSPHSSDIHSPGPNVTGQVADIAVQVPDDILPLPSVQIQQQTPTKEATKTKQDTHETDQPSLVQCLPTCSHVSLGTSPVREQSLPKSPVGESLPKSPVGESLPKSPVGESLPKSPVGESLPKSPVGESLPKSPVGESLPKSPVGESLATSPVGESLATSPVGEQSLATSPAREVPEATQSGSVVPKVGGKRKRKIQETTSRPVTRSQKEQKK